The following coding sequences lie in one Psychrilyobacter atlanticus DSM 19335 genomic window:
- a CDS encoding GlcG/HbpS family heme-binding protein has translation MFKDTKIITLAAAKLMGEKALEKCEEIGKSFVFSVVDAGGHILYTQRMEEAFITSISIATDKAFTAATMKRATDKLTEKIKPESDLFGLNHTNNGRIIPFGGGLPVVVDGKVIGGIGVSGGSVEEDIAVATAGLEALEL, from the coding sequence ATGTTTAAAGACACAAAGATAATAACTTTAGCAGCAGCAAAATTAATGGGGGAGAAAGCTCTTGAAAAGTGTGAAGAAATAGGTAAGTCTTTTGTTTTTTCAGTAGTAGATGCAGGAGGTCATATCCTTTATACTCAAAGAATGGAGGAAGCTTTTATAACTAGTATTAGTATAGCCACAGATAAAGCATTTACAGCAGCAACAATGAAAAGAGCAACTGATAAACTTACAGAAAAAATAAAGCCAGAATCTGATCTATTTGGATTAAATCATACGAATAATGGAAGAATTATTCCCTTTGGTGGAGGTTTGCCTGTAGTTGTAGATGGAAAGGTAATAGGTGGAATTGGAGTCAGTGGGGGAAGTGTAGAAGAAGATATTGCTGTAGCTACCGCAGGATTAGAAGCTCTAGAACTTTAA
- a CDS encoding BCCT family transporter has product MERDEVMLNVSKSNLNGKVFWPSIIVTFLVLGFAVLFPEKSQTIATAGMKWVTYDMGWLVLLGGFGCFVFLMWLAFGKYGHVKLGAPEDKPEFTNSTYAFMMFTAGVGAALIYWAIGEPMYYLQTPPMFAEAGSVESTKWLITYAMYHWGPIGWSIFCLPSIPFAYYLHKKKKRNLRLSHLCADVIGEKNAKGAIGLAIDIIAIFGTLGAFSTSMGFTVDLLGSGINKLLGIPNNILLQVSIVLLFVVFYSLVMFAGMKKGVAKLSNVCVYTALALGVFVLAVGPTRFILSYFFDSVGVLSTNFIRMSFWTDPVQKSGFPQAWTMYYWAWYFAYLVMMGIFLARISKGRTIKGLILTCLSAGSAGCMFFIGIFGGYAVNGQLSGELPLIEWMKTMGPSSAIIETIASLPMGTAVLVIFLIVEFFLMSTTMTSATVAVSMISTKELDADAEPDVKVRMAWTFGVAAVSMAAFFMGGAIDTIKSMSVIVGFPMIILYIIMVVCLMKWLKKDYAHLDKKEI; this is encoded by the coding sequence ATGGAAAGAGATGAAGTAATGTTAAATGTTTCCAAAAGTAATCTAAATGGGAAAGTATTTTGGCCGTCAATAATAGTTACATTTTTAGTGTTAGGGTTTGCGGTTTTATTTCCAGAAAAATCACAGACAATAGCAACTGCAGGTATGAAATGGGTTACTTATGATATGGGATGGCTGGTATTATTAGGAGGATTTGGGTGTTTTGTATTTTTAATGTGGTTGGCGTTTGGTAAATATGGTCATGTAAAATTAGGAGCACCGGAAGATAAACCTGAATTTACTAATTCGACCTATGCATTTATGATGTTTACAGCAGGTGTAGGAGCTGCCTTAATATATTGGGCTATAGGAGAACCAATGTATTATCTACAGACACCGCCTATGTTTGCAGAGGCAGGTTCGGTTGAGTCGACAAAATGGCTTATAACATATGCAATGTATCACTGGGGGCCAATAGGCTGGTCAATATTTTGTCTGCCTTCAATTCCGTTTGCATACTATCTGCATAAGAAAAAGAAGAGGAACTTAAGATTAAGTCATCTGTGTGCAGATGTTATAGGGGAAAAAAATGCAAAGGGTGCAATTGGATTAGCTATAGATATTATTGCAATATTTGGTACTTTAGGAGCATTTTCTACTTCTATGGGATTTACCGTAGACCTATTGGGGTCGGGAATCAATAAATTATTAGGTATACCGAATAATATTCTTTTACAGGTATCAATAGTTCTTTTATTCGTTGTTTTCTATAGCTTAGTAATGTTTGCAGGTATGAAAAAAGGAGTTGCAAAGCTTTCTAATGTTTGTGTTTATACAGCTTTAGCCTTAGGAGTATTTGTTTTGGCTGTAGGGCCAACAAGATTTATACTTTCTTATTTCTTTGATAGTGTAGGAGTACTTAGTACTAACTTTATAAGGATGAGTTTTTGGACAGATCCAGTGCAAAAATCAGGATTTCCACAAGCCTGGACAATGTATTATTGGGCATGGTATTTTGCTTATCTGGTAATGATGGGAATTTTCTTAGCACGTATCTCAAAAGGAAGAACTATAAAAGGTTTAATTTTAACTTGTCTTTCGGCAGGATCGGCAGGATGTATGTTTTTTATAGGAATATTTGGAGGATATGCTGTAAACGGTCAGTTATCCGGGGAACTTCCATTAATAGAGTGGATGAAAACTATGGGACCATCTTCAGCTATCATTGAGACAATAGCCTCACTACCCATGGGAACAGCTGTTTTAGTAATATTTCTAATAGTTGAGTTCTTCTTAATGTCAACAACTATGACTTCTGCAACAGTAGCTGTTTCGATGATATCAACTAAGGAATTGGATGCTGATGCTGAACCGGATGTAAAAGTAAGAATGGCTTGGACTTTTGGAGTTGCAGCAGTAAGTATGGCAGCATTTTTCATGGGAGGAGCAATAGATACTATAAAATCAATGAGTGTAATAGTTGGATTTCCTATGATAATACTCTATATAATTATGGTGGTTTGTTTGATGAAATGGTTAAAGAAAGATTATGCACATTTAGATAAAAAAGAAATATAG
- a CDS encoding membrane protein produces the protein MTMKREYGKEQPYIPAGPFKIRLPLIHLKFEKVDFFQGLLLCAVCLGAIPMLQEYLGMPFEVAMTVVVLNGILYFAHILLGDPVIPGWITPAIPLLMLHISQYPVGPERVHALIAFQFSLGILAIFLGITGLGKKVTSIVPNAMKSGVILGAGISAIMSILKKGGNFEKYPVSIVICMGVGFYFLFSSHFKSKRNLNKFTKILSNMGSLPIIILAIFIGPLVGEASIPNIQWGITNLAFKELFNNWTIFGLGLPPLKMFISGIPMVISCYIVLFGDMIQTQCLLENASKERPDEIIDYNPNRSHLIFGLRNLLMSIFGPDLTMSGPLAAAMQVVLCERYKNGRETMDSIHGGAISYRYGTLSGYLLLPIVTLVKPILGIALAATMLIQGYVSIRVGVLKSKTVNDLGIAGIMAAVIATRGAAWGLLSGLLLCGFINIGRNKEFESPLFEGSTFTNKIVSNEIKAEEV, from the coding sequence ATGACAATGAAAAGAGAGTACGGGAAAGAACAACCTTATATCCCTGCTGGTCCATTTAAAATAAGATTACCATTGATCCATCTAAAGTTTGAAAAAGTTGATTTTTTTCAAGGATTATTATTATGTGCAGTATGTTTAGGAGCTATTCCTATGTTACAAGAATATCTAGGAATGCCTTTTGAAGTAGCAATGACCGTTGTTGTTTTAAATGGAATATTATATTTTGCCCATATACTTTTAGGAGATCCAGTTATACCTGGATGGATAACTCCTGCTATTCCATTACTTATGCTCCATATCAGTCAATACCCTGTTGGACCTGAGAGAGTTCACGCACTTATAGCGTTTCAATTTTCTTTAGGGATATTAGCTATTTTTTTAGGTATTACAGGTCTTGGTAAAAAAGTTACATCTATTGTCCCCAATGCTATGAAGTCAGGGGTTATTCTAGGTGCAGGAATCTCTGCTATCATGTCAATATTAAAAAAAGGTGGAAATTTTGAAAAATATCCTGTCTCCATTGTAATTTGTATGGGTGTTGGTTTTTATTTTTTATTTTCAAGTCACTTTAAAAGTAAAAGAAATCTCAATAAATTTACTAAAATCCTTTCAAATATGGGATCTCTTCCTATAATTATATTAGCTATATTTATAGGACCATTAGTAGGCGAAGCTAGTATACCTAATATCCAGTGGGGAATTACAAATCTTGCATTTAAGGAATTATTTAATAATTGGACTATCTTTGGATTGGGATTACCTCCCTTAAAGATGTTTATCAGTGGGATTCCTATGGTAATATCATGTTATATTGTACTTTTTGGAGATATGATTCAGACTCAATGTTTACTTGAAAATGCCAGCAAAGAAAGGCCTGATGAGATTATAGACTATAATCCTAATCGTTCTCATTTAATTTTTGGATTAAGAAATTTATTGATGTCTATTTTTGGACCTGACCTTACTATGTCTGGACCACTTGCAGCTGCAATGCAGGTAGTTCTTTGCGAAAGATATAAAAATGGGAGAGAAACGATGGACTCTATTCATGGAGGAGCTATTTCTTATAGGTATGGAACTCTTTCTGGGTATTTACTCCTTCCTATTGTTACTCTGGTCAAACCAATATTAGGGATTGCTCTTGCTGCTACTATGCTTATCCAGGGGTATGTATCTATTAGAGTAGGAGTTCTAAAATCAAAAACAGTTAATGATTTGGGAATTGCAGGAATTATGGCTGCTGTTATAGCAACTAGAGGAGCAGCTTGGGGTCTTTTATCCGGCCTTCTTCTCTGTGGATTTATTAATATTGGACGAAATAAGGAATTTGAATCTCCATTGTTTGAAGGTTCGACATTTACGAATAAAATAGTAAGCAATGAAATTAAGGCAGAGGAAGTGTAG
- a CDS encoding HNH endonuclease domain-containing protein: protein MYILPKKKGLDINNFSEILELKLTSSSYKIYWLYGILEEIKMGNKNLTFKDIVDNMICKAWYSILEFKLSFGPQDRLGEIVKFLYKKHNLSKTIKEKELKKILFSLDCPEYEKMRKNLFNLVPYRLISPFYDELIGIKDNLKNKMIIDLSNKSDKGLYKLKGEELEINKAWFNYLYKHQVIIEGWIKFKLVCYLQVKNPNVPSIIFKLEAAQKRKLNKATKFWEGLIQNYEIKDIYTGEILTVENMSIDHFIPWSFVLHDELWNLIPTSKSTNSIKNNRLPNLDEHLENLINLLYFAFNITIKSGEIKKLEDFLNINGIQLIKMSKEEFKDLLEKTINPLHQLAYNQGFSMWNY from the coding sequence ATGTATATATTACCTAAAAAAAAAGGACTAGATATTAATAATTTTTCTGAAATTTTAGAGTTGAAATTAACATCAAGTAGTTATAAGATTTATTGGCTTTATGGAATATTAGAAGAGATTAAAATGGGGAATAAAAATCTAACTTTTAAAGATATTGTAGATAATATGATTTGTAAAGCTTGGTATTCTATTTTAGAATTTAAATTAAGTTTTGGTCCTCAAGATAGATTAGGAGAGATTGTAAAATTTTTGTATAAAAAACATAATTTAAGTAAAACAATAAAAGAAAAAGAATTAAAAAAAATTCTTTTTAGCTTAGATTGTCCTGAATACGAAAAAATGAGAAAAAATCTTTTTAATCTTGTTCCATATAGATTGATTTCACCATTTTATGATGAATTAATAGGAATAAAAGATAATTTAAAAAATAAAATGATTATAGATTTATCAAATAAGAGTGATAAGGGATTATATAAACTAAAAGGAGAAGAATTAGAAATAAATAAAGCTTGGTTTAATTATCTTTATAAACATCAAGTAATTATAGAAGGCTGGATTAAATTTAAGTTAGTTTGCTATTTGCAGGTTAAGAATCCAAATGTTCCATCAATAATCTTTAAATTAGAAGCTGCTCAAAAGAGAAAGCTTAATAAAGCCACCAAATTTTGGGAAGGGCTGATTCAAAATTATGAAATTAAAGATATTTATACAGGAGAAATTTTAACTGTTGAAAATATGAGTATAGATCATTTTATTCCATGGAGTTTTGTTCTTCATGATGAATTATGGAACTTAATACCTACAAGTAAAAGTACTAATAGTATTAAAAATAATAGGCTTCCTAATTTAGATGAACATCTAGAAAATTTAATTAATTTATTATATTTTGCTTTTAATATTACTATAAAAAGTGGGGAAATAAAAAAATTAGAAGATTTTTTAAATATTAATGGAATTCAATTAATAAAAATGTCAAAAGAAGAATTTAAAGATTTGTTAGAAAAAACTATCAATCCCCTTCATCAATTAGCTTATAATCAAGGTTTTTCAATGTGGAATTATTAA
- a CDS encoding iron-containing alcohol dehydrogenase has translation MKDFRFKIPQNIEFGIGSLKRLPEIMKENNSNHVFLISDRGLESIGVVNKVKDIIEASGIKCTAYLDVVPNPTIDVVNEATASYKECGATSIVALGGGSPLDVAKAVGVLASYGGDIRDYEGMNKVPGPIVPMIAIPTTAGTGSEATASCVITDEEKNYKFSMISYETLPKYAILDPELIMTAPASIAASTGVDALIHAIEAYLSRNASPFSDTMAEKAMELIGKNVRRFVANRKDEKAACAMMTGSNFAGISFAWAKLGNVHAMSHPVSAFYHVPHGVANSVLLPTVMEYNALADNGRYEVIYNYIREGNEVINNFKPEMLVEEIKKLNENFGIPKSLSEVGVKEDMIEEMAKDAMKSGNVLANPRQTTLKDMIELYRKAL, from the coding sequence ATGAAAGATTTTAGATTTAAAATACCACAAAATATCGAGTTTGGAATAGGAAGCTTAAAGAGACTTCCAGAGATCATGAAAGAAAATAATTCAAATCATGTTTTTTTAATCTCAGATCGTGGTTTAGAGAGTATAGGTGTAGTAAATAAAGTAAAGGACATCATTGAAGCTAGCGGAATCAAATGTACAGCTTATCTAGATGTAGTACCTAATCCAACAATAGATGTTGTAAATGAAGCTACTGCATCTTATAAAGAGTGTGGCGCAACAAGTATTGTTGCTCTTGGTGGAGGAAGTCCATTAGATGTTGCAAAAGCTGTAGGAGTACTTGCTTCTTATGGTGGAGACATCAGAGACTATGAAGGTATGAATAAGGTTCCGGGACCGATTGTACCAATGATTGCAATCCCTACAACAGCAGGAACTGGAAGTGAGGCAACAGCATCATGTGTAATTACAGATGAAGAGAAAAACTATAAGTTTTCAATGATTAGTTATGAAACTCTTCCTAAATATGCAATCTTAGATCCAGAACTAATTATGACTGCACCTGCATCAATTGCAGCTTCAACTGGTGTAGATGCACTGATCCATGCAATAGAAGCATATCTTTCAAGAAATGCTTCACCATTTTCAGATACAATGGCTGAAAAAGCAATGGAATTAATCGGTAAAAATGTTCGTAGGTTTGTAGCAAATAGAAAAGATGAAAAAGCTGCATGTGCAATGATGACAGGAAGTAATTTTGCTGGGATCTCATTTGCATGGGCAAAACTTGGGAATGTTCATGCTATGAGTCATCCGGTAAGTGCGTTTTACCACGTGCCCCATGGTGTTGCAAATTCAGTCCTTCTTCCAACAGTTATGGAGTATAATGCTCTAGCTGATAATGGACGTTATGAAGTAATTTATAATTATATCCGTGAAGGGAATGAAGTGATTAATAATTTCAAACCAGAGATGCTTGTAGAAGAGATCAAAAAGTTAAACGAAAATTTTGGAATTCCAAAATCACTTTCAGAAGTAGGAGTTAAAGAAGATATGATCGAGGAGATGGCAAAGGATGCTATGAAGAGTGGAAATGTCTTAGCAAATCCAAGACAGACAACTCTAAAAGACATGATCGAACTTTATAGAAAAGCATTATAA
- a CDS encoding TSUP family transporter, which yields MNFDFILVGLMQIVGFFVQGTTGFGCTVIAAPVTNGILGTAIGVPYGTIITLPFLYYLGIKGRKDVSWKDLAKIVALCAPGILIGNKLFTSISPQTAKIGIGGMIIVIATMNIHKHIIKPLVIKQKEEDEAEDTTVKKVFRYGCLILGGVVHGAFTIGGPLITVYTLEAVKDKKKFRNTMTWLWCILNVWNAFAQYNNVPVGNRAYLTSALLIGLPMAGIGFFFGMRFLEKINRVQFLRIVYAVLMLIGVNMFKSNVPWTPELIKMSSIGLTVVGLGYIYTVVKNKKANEQLHGA from the coding sequence ATGAATTTTGATTTTATACTTGTTGGTTTAATGCAAATTGTTGGGTTCTTTGTTCAAGGGACTACAGGATTTGGATGTACTGTTATTGCTGCACCAGTAACAAATGGAATATTAGGAACGGCTATCGGAGTACCGTATGGTACGATCATCACACTACCTTTCCTATATTACCTAGGGATTAAAGGAAGAAAAGATGTTTCTTGGAAAGACTTGGCTAAAATTGTAGCTCTTTGTGCACCAGGAATCTTAATTGGAAACAAATTATTTACTAGTATTAGTCCTCAAACGGCAAAGATCGGGATTGGTGGAATGATCATTGTTATTGCAACTATGAATATTCATAAACACATCATAAAACCTCTAGTTATTAAACAAAAAGAAGAGGATGAAGCAGAAGATACAACAGTAAAAAAAGTTTTTCGTTACGGATGTCTTATATTAGGTGGAGTTGTCCATGGAGCATTTACTATCGGAGGTCCATTAATTACTGTTTATACACTAGAAGCAGTAAAAGATAAGAAAAAATTCCGTAATACAATGACATGGTTATGGTGCATCCTTAATGTATGGAATGCTTTCGCTCAATATAACAATGTACCAGTAGGAAATAGAGCATATCTAACAAGTGCACTACTTATAGGATTACCTATGGCTGGAATCGGATTCTTCTTTGGTATGAGATTTTTAGAAAAGATCAACAGAGTACAATTTTTACGTATTGTATACGCTGTCTTAATGTTAATTGGAGTAAATATGTTTAAGAGTAATGTTCCATGGACTCCTGAATTAATTAAGATGTCATCTATTGGGCTTACAGTAGTTGGTCTAGGATATATCTATACCGTTGTAAAGAATAAAAAGGCTAACGAGCAACTACATGGTGCTTAA
- a CDS encoding class I SAM-dependent methyltransferase: MSVEFYNENVKGFFENTVDADMSETYEIFNNYLKKGDTILDLGCGSGRDSHHFSNYGYEVISADYSDEMVRMASKYLNKEVIKLDMRQMDFKEKFDGVWACASILHIKKVEIGKVLENSYRALKDGGIMYMSFKYGEGEVQRGGRCFSNYTEESFSKLLDSLDIFNIEKFWKTADVRPDRQDEFWLNVIVKKK, translated from the coding sequence ATGTCGGTAGAATTTTATAATGAAAATGTAAAAGGATTTTTTGAAAATACTGTAGATGCAGATATGAGCGAAACTTATGAAATATTCAACAACTATCTAAAAAAAGGAGATACAATTCTGGATCTAGGTTGTGGGAGTGGGAGAGATTCCCATCACTTTTCCAACTATGGCTACGAAGTGATTTCGGCTGATTATTCCGATGAGATGGTAAGGATGGCAAGTAAGTATTTAAATAAAGAAGTTATTAAACTGGATATGCGTCAGATGGATTTTAAGGAAAAATTTGACGGGGTCTGGGCTTGTGCTTCCATCCTTCATATAAAAAAAGTGGAGATAGGAAAAGTTTTAGAAAATTCATACCGTGCTCTGAAAGATGGTGGAATTATGTATATGAGTTTTAAGTATGGAGAAGGAGAAGTTCAAAGGGGAGGAAGGTGTTTTTCTAATTATACGGAAGAAAGCTTTTCTAAACTTTTAGATTCACTAGATATTTTTAATATTGAAAAATTTTGGAAAACAGCAGATGTAAGACCAGACAGACAGGATGAGTTTTGGCTCAATGTAATAGTGAAAAAAAAGTAG
- a CDS encoding GntR family transcriptional regulator: protein MNKESLVDKAYEIIEDRIVTLKLEPGKIISEKQISEEVGIGRMPVREALKKLETAHLIKIMPRRGMMVTEIKLEEVFQQIELRRAIEGIVMRDAAKNATEKMRKRFLELSTEFEEVTKNNDSENAVKIDNEFNLLAAEASKNLFVQEAIRPLHALARRLYYVNYQNDKETIEKINVGHCELMKLIASGDSKNAKLKSDELIDNIEKLYRNSYLKNLL from the coding sequence ATGAATAAAGAATCTTTAGTAGATAAAGCTTATGAAATAATTGAAGACAGAATAGTTACTTTAAAACTAGAACCAGGTAAAATTATTTCGGAAAAACAAATAAGTGAAGAGGTAGGAATAGGAAGGATGCCTGTTAGAGAGGCGTTAAAAAAACTAGAAACGGCACATCTGATAAAAATTATGCCTAGAAGAGGTATGATGGTAACAGAGATAAAATTAGAAGAAGTATTCCAGCAAATAGAACTAAGAAGGGCTATTGAAGGGATAGTTATGAGGGATGCAGCTAAAAATGCAACTGAAAAAATGAGAAAAAGATTTTTAGAATTATCAACTGAATTTGAAGAGGTTACCAAAAATAACGATTCAGAAAATGCGGTTAAAATAGATAATGAATTTAATTTATTGGCAGCAGAAGCTTCTAAAAACTTATTTGTTCAAGAAGCAATAAGGCCGCTTCATGCACTGGCAAGAAGATTATATTATGTGAACTATCAAAACGATAAGGAAACCATAGAAAAAATAAATGTAGGGCATTGCGAATTGATGAAGCTGATTGCATCGGGGGATTCTAAAAATGCTAAATTAAAATCAGATGAGCTCATAGATAACATAGAAAAGTTATATCGAAATTCTTATCTGAAAAATTTGTTGTAA
- a CDS encoding mandelate racemase/muconate lactonizing enzyme family protein — MGNNIVSVEFIPVDVAATNWSENTVIVRVTDGNGIYGIGEADGSPECMKAFSEIETEHKWLTNLKEKVIGRDPLEFKAIWDDMYDSSRWIGMRGLGMFAISGIDMALYDLAGKQHNVPAYKLMGGAQKKKFYPYFTLYPSIAGDAPLADIVEAYRPLIEKAKEKKVRALKVVVMPNDNITDREVVGYIRELKKIVGNEIDMMVDFLYRWTDWQAARWTLRQLEDVDLYFAEAVLQHDDLEGHRRLAESINTRLCGAEMSTTRFEALEWLKQTGVSVIQSDYNRCGGITELLRISEMCEIYNAQIMPHNWKTGITSAACRHFAKANKISTYTEYLHPEFWNGTLIQELTLDEPDIIDGALEVSDKPGLGIELNKEFLKKITGIDF, encoded by the coding sequence GTGGGAAATAACATAGTTTCAGTGGAGTTTATACCTGTAGATGTAGCGGCAACAAATTGGAGTGAAAATACAGTTATTGTAAGAGTAACAGATGGAAATGGGATATATGGAATTGGAGAAGCCGACGGCTCTCCAGAGTGTATGAAAGCTTTTTCTGAAATAGAAACAGAACATAAATGGTTAACTAATTTAAAGGAAAAGGTAATCGGAAGAGATCCTTTGGAATTTAAGGCTATTTGGGATGATATGTATGATTCTAGTCGTTGGATTGGAATGAGAGGACTAGGAATGTTTGCGATCTCAGGGATAGATATGGCTCTCTATGATCTTGCAGGGAAACAACATAATGTACCAGCATATAAATTAATGGGAGGAGCTCAGAAAAAAAAGTTTTATCCTTATTTCACTTTATATCCTTCAATAGCAGGAGATGCACCCCTTGCAGATATTGTAGAAGCTTATAGGCCTTTAATTGAAAAAGCAAAAGAAAAAAAAGTTAGAGCCTTAAAAGTGGTAGTAATGCCTAATGATAATATAACAGACAGAGAAGTAGTAGGATATATTAGAGAATTAAAAAAAATAGTAGGAAATGAAATTGATATGATGGTTGATTTCCTATATAGATGGACAGACTGGCAGGCTGCAAGATGGACACTTAGACAGTTAGAAGATGTAGATCTATATTTTGCAGAAGCGGTTCTTCAACACGATGATTTAGAAGGTCATAGAAGATTAGCTGAATCTATTAATACCAGATTATGTGGTGCAGAGATGTCTACTACAAGGTTTGAAGCTCTTGAATGGTTAAAGCAAACTGGTGTATCTGTAATACAATCAGATTACAACAGGTGTGGAGGAATTACTGAATTGTTAAGAATTAGTGAGATGTGTGAGATCTATAATGCACAAATAATGCCTCATAACTGGAAAACTGGGATTACAAGTGCTGCCTGCAGACATTTTGCAAAAGCTAACAAAATATCAACATACACAGAATATTTACATCCGGAATTTTGGAATGGAACTTTAATACAAGAGTTAACTTTAGATGAACCTGATATTATTGATGGGGCGTTAGAAGTGAGCGATAAACCAGGATTAGGAATTGAATTGAATAAAGAATTTTTAAAGAAAATCACAGGAATAGATTTTTAG